Genomic segment of Paraburkholderia agricolaris:
AGCTTCTCTGCGGGCTCGAAACCCGGTAGGCAGACGAACTGACTGTCCCTGTGACGACAACTGATCGGGTCGGCGTCACAGAAGGGAATATACAAGTAGGCAAAAGAAAGCGGCTTTACACCGCTAGCTCATAAGCGGGTCCCCCGCGCAGCCACGGTAGTGGTGCATCTGGAATCTGTGCTTCCCGCACACTCCGCCTTAGTGACAAGGCCGTCATACCTCCGGCGGCGCTACGCGCGCCGACGCGGTACTTCAAAACCATTCGCCCCCTCTCCGGGGATCCCGCAATGTCTGCGCCTGATTTCGTTGCGCACTCAAGCACTTATCCCGGATGTCCAGGCGTTATCAACAAGCCTTTCAACAAAATCTGTGGATAAGGCCTTGCCTCACAAAAAACCCCTCCGTGTGAGACGGGTGGCCGATCAGCCCTGCATCTGGTCGCGCCGTGGGTGACAAACCGATTTGCATCAAGCACTTAAGCGGGTAGCCCCATAGTTATCAACAGCCCTGTCAACATAAACTGGGGATAACGTTGCAGCATGTTGAGGCCTCCCAACGGCCTCTGCCGTAAGCAAATGGCTCATTTCGCAGCCCCTGGTTCATTCCGCACCGCAATCAGAAAACCCCGCGCGCTCAAGGTGTTAGCCCGCTTGTCAGAAAGTTTTCAACAGCCTCATCAACATAAACTGGGGATAAGTCCGCTGGCGTCAGTACGGAATCCCAGGTTTAATTGGAAACACCCACGTTCGTTGCAGGAACCGCCGGGACAGATGCCGCGGCAGAGGGAGTTGATTCGACCGGCGGATTGCCCATCGCCTGGAACAAGGCCGCAGTGTCCGTGAGCCGCGCACTGGTGTAGCGGATCTCATCAAGCTGTGCGTTGCGGAACTGCTGTTCGCTCGAACGCGTCGAGGCGACCGGCAACGCTCCCAACCGGTAACGTCCCGATGTTTCGTCGAAAATTCCTTGCGCGGAGCGCGCAGCAATGTTCGCCGCATCTAGAGCCTGCGTGTCGTGCTGTAGCGCTGCAAGCGTATCGGCCACGTTCTGGAAGGCGGTCAGCACGGTCTGCTTATATTGCGAGACCGTGGCGTCGTACGTGTCAACTGCCGCGCGGCGCTGGGCGAATAGGGCGCCGCCGTGAAACAGCGGCTGCGACAATGACGCGCCAATGCTCCAGATCGCCCCCGCGCCGGATAAGGCCACCGGCCAGCTAAAGCCGCCTTGTCCCATCGATGCACTCAGCGAAAGACTTGGGAACATCTGCGCCGTCGCAACGCCGACGTCGGCCGCAGCAGCCTTCAGGGCGGCGTCCGCTGCCTGAATGTCAGGCCGGCTGCGCAGCAGTTCGGAGGGCACCACGACCGGTACCTGTTCGGGCACGTGCAGTTGCGCAAGGGCGAGGTCGTCCGGCGCCGCGTCCGGCGTGCGGCCTAGCAACACCGCCAGAGCATGGCGCGTCGTCAGCCATTGCTGCTTCAAACCCGGCAAGCTTGCCGACAGGCTCGCCGCGCTTTGTTGCGCGCTCAACTGATCGGCGTGCGAGACCGCGCCCAATGCGTAGCGCCG
This window contains:
- a CDS encoding efflux transporter outer membrane subunit — encoded protein: MATFALPRHLRLTLLSGATLALAACSFGPNGEPPAMPQPAHYGAEAQPTQTVPAQGITQQFVVGAKPVPEWWKLYQSEGLNALVDEGLRNSPTLAATDKSLAAAREQLRAQIGSSMLPTIDAGGQATRNRALAIPEAGPNTFLYNIFVGQLQAHYTFDLFGAARLADAALAARVNVQAYQFDAARRALAANIVTAAITSAALRAQIDTTERLVTLANDQARDTQRRYALGAVSHADQLSAQQSAASLSASLPGLKQQWLTTRHALAVLLGRTPDAAPDDLALAQLHVPEQVPVVVPSELLRSRPDIQAADAALKAAAADVGVATAQMFPSLSLSASMGQGGFSWPVALSGAGAIWSIGASLSQPLFHGGALFAQRRAAVDTYDATVSQYKQTVLTAFQNVADTLAALQHDTQALDAANIAARSAQGIFDETSGRYRLGALPVASTRSSEQQFRNAQLDEIRYTSARLTDTAALFQAMGNPPVESTPSAAASVPAVPATNVGVSN